The region AACCGCATCGGCAACGGTGTCTGTACCTACTGCACAGAACGTTTTCACCCCAAGGAATTGACCCTGGATCACGTTGTGCCCCTGGTCAAAGGAGGACGGACCAGCAAAAGCAATTGCGTGCCCGCCTGCCATCAGTGCAATCAGGACAAACGCCACATGGCAGCTGGAGAGTGGAAGGCGCTACTGGAAAAACGGGGATTGTTGGAGTGACCGGTCCAGTGGCTGTGATCGGTTGAACCGGTGGCACGTTTTCACCCAGGAGGC is a window of Magnetococcales bacterium DNA encoding:
- a CDS encoding HNH endonuclease, with amino-acid sequence MNLDSFFQGDPDQMERERKKAREMKRSPWWKNRIGNGVCTYCTERFHPKELTLDHVVPLVKGGRTSKSNCVPACHQCNQDKRHMAAGEWKALLEKRGLLE